The DNA region GTCTTATGCGCACGCAACTCCAACCTAGCGTCTGTTCATCCGCTATTTTTTTCTTAAATTCAGCCTAACTAAGTTTGCGATAGGCACAATTTTGCTGTACGCAAGTTTTACACCCCGCTAAACTAGCTTTACCAGCTGTAAAAATCGGGATAACCGCTGTAATGCTTTTTTTCGGTTGCAAAAAACAACTTTCGGTTAAATTCAAGCCAATTTCACTTAAATCAATTAGTTGTGCCAAGTCTCGTTGCGCAGTCAGTTGCCAATCACCATAACCTGGACTAAATCTTTTGCCCAAATATCGCCCTTGCTTAAAGTAAGCCGTTTTTTCTAACAACCGTCCCGCATAATCTGCAACCTGCTCAATCAAAGCCGTGGCCGCGGCATTGGCGCATAAGCCCCTTGCATAATTATCTTGTTTAAATAGGCTTTCAATGTATTCATCGACTTTCCCACCTACAGTAGCTGCTAAAACCACTAGACTTTGGGCATCTTGCAGGTGACGCTTTAGCCCAGCACTATTAGGCTGATAGCACTTTGGAGCTATAATCATTCCACTAGTTGAGCAATATTCATAAATTTGATAAGTTGCTTGCGGTTTGGCCAAAATCAATAATTCTTGGCAAACTTGTGTCCACAACGAACTTTGCCAGTCGGCAGCCTGTTGTAAACCCGCATAGCGTTGTGCTTCACTTAAATCAATGTTTCTAATTTGCGGATAAATAACTGGCATCGCTACCCCTCCTATTTTTTATTAAATCTATTCATAACTAGATCTATATCTTCTTTTAAAAACAACTCTAACGCCTCCGCTGTAACTGTAATTGCAGTTTGAATTAATTGTTGTTCTTCTTTGTTAAAAGGCTCTAATACGTAATTCACTACTTTTTTGCGATCTTTATCAGGATGGCCAATGCCAATCCGAAAGCGCGCAAAATCCTCACTGCCTAAGTTTTGAATCAAAGAGCGAATTCCATTATGCCCCCCCGCTGAACCTTTACTTCTAATCCGAATTTTTCCACAAGGCAAAT from Succinispira mobilis DSM 6222 includes:
- the pth gene encoding aminoacyl-tRNA hydrolase; this encodes MKVIVGLGNIGKEYEKTRHNIGFMVVDELAKRWQVTSWQNKWQAEIATCFLPQKVLLVKPTTYMNLSGNAVREIAKFYNISPNEIAVIQDDLDLPCGKIRIRSKGSAGGHNGIRSLIQNLGSEDFARFRIGIGHPDKDRKKVVNYVLEPFNKEEQQLIQTAITVTAEALELFLKEDIDLVMNRFNKK
- a CDS encoding vitamin B12 dependent-methionine synthase activation domain-containing protein, producing MPVIYPQIRNIDLSEAQRYAGLQQAADWQSSLWTQVCQELLILAKPQATYQIYEYCSTSGMIIAPKCYQPNSAGLKRHLQDAQSLVVLAATVGGKVDEYIESLFKQDNYARGLCANAAATALIEQVADYAGRLLEKTAYFKQGRYLGKRFSPGYGDWQLTAQRDLAQLIDLSEIGLNLTESCFLQPKKSITAVIPIFTAGKASLAGCKTCVQQNCAYRKLS